In the genome of Chryseobacterium arthrosphaerae, one region contains:
- a CDS encoding Crp/Fnr family transcriptional regulator has translation MISDPFILQKFGFLGSGFSAELEKHAVMTSIKAKTEIIREGQKNKYVPFLIKGSIKVFTLNDGRELIYYYIKPSDSCLMTFSSIFTDYVSRVYAVAEEDSEALLIPVSVMHDWLIRFPEINKLFYREYDRRFSEVMNMVNDAVFHRLDKRVLNYIKQQIELTGNNPIRITHREIANNLGTSREVVSRVLKKIESDGEITQTKEGIKIAVNENVRLI, from the coding sequence ATGATAAGCGATCCATTTATTCTTCAGAAATTTGGTTTTTTAGGCAGTGGTTTTTCTGCAGAACTGGAAAAACATGCGGTAATGACCTCTATAAAAGCCAAGACAGAGATTATAAGGGAAGGACAGAAAAATAAGTATGTCCCTTTTCTGATCAAGGGTTCCATTAAAGTCTTTACCCTTAATGACGGGCGGGAACTTATTTATTATTATATCAAGCCCAGCGACAGCTGTCTTATGACCTTTTCTTCCATTTTTACAGATTATGTAAGCAGGGTATATGCTGTGGCGGAAGAAGACTCTGAAGCGCTGCTCATTCCTGTTTCGGTAATGCATGACTGGCTGATCCGGTTTCCCGAAATCAATAAATTATTTTACCGTGAGTATGACAGACGTTTCTCAGAAGTCATGAATATGGTGAATGATGCAGTTTTTCACAGGCTGGATAAAAGAGTGCTGAATTATATAAAGCAGCAGATTGAGCTTACCGGGAATAATCCTATCAGGATAACGCACCGTGAAATAGCCAATAATCTGGGGACTTCAAGAGAAGTGGTAAGCAGGGTATTAAAGAAAATTGAAAGTGACGGAGAAATTACCCAGACTAAAGAAGGAATAAAAATAGCTGTCAATGAGAATGTTAGATTGATCTAA
- a CDS encoding TonB-dependent receptor, with product MKRYICIAALLGCSIAHAQQNQEGSIDEINILGRKKIKQERAEFKRHAQSVETLSEEDLNRNNPAAIDQTLSTMPGLQVDKRTNFGGQRIVLRGYGNDQKFNNWGIKAYWNNMPLTTAEGITTLDDIDFAYVTNVEVIKGPAATMYGGGVGGAVRFYTRPDFTKGASVSENAMFGAFKTFQSRTQLNVADDNYSVSAAYGHLETDGYRPNGSGLKNFFNVNGTVKLGKKDQLSFFASQAYSYEHTSGQISYNDYYAGIDNGNAAYIRKNAGTKIKSTRVGLSNMVSLTSNFRNYTTLFYYNGNTESVSAGAYGITSAPNVGLRSTFTLKNEFKDFENRLDFGAEIQNSASTTSSYRFTGSETIPLQTTGMKDASYFKYNNNQSTYFVIDYLTYKPWGLTLLAGLSANRTNYDRKDLYALPELIPGRKDQSFNKKYDMAYTPHFALQKEWKHQIFNLSYSEGYNSPTAASSFITATNTVNDDLKPERARMFDFSVHGLLLNTKLDYRISAFRIDYSDKLAQLLIPGSTVPGQTYWTNTGSQKNTGLEFSVGYQYRTENSFIERVVPFVNLSYYDTKYKNFSVYDPKYQDPDTGKTIGKLMVYDHKTVVGVPRNKYAVGLDIFTKPGFYLVNTYNYLGNVYADFNNTNQVKGFGLLNSKLGFKKSFNKLDVDVYVMGNNLTSQVNYTFLFLGNNIGDWDQGSNYPKGTSTDLNPGPGKAYFFYGLNLKYRF from the coding sequence ATGAAAAGATACATATGCATAGCAGCGCTGTTAGGCTGCTCTATTGCCCATGCTCAGCAGAATCAGGAGGGCTCAATTGACGAAATCAACATCCTGGGAAGGAAAAAAATAAAACAGGAACGGGCAGAATTCAAAAGACACGCACAATCAGTGGAAACACTTTCAGAAGAAGATCTTAACAGAAACAATCCGGCTGCAATCGACCAGACTTTGTCTACCATGCCCGGACTTCAGGTGGATAAAAGGACCAACTTCGGAGGACAGAGAATTGTTCTGAGAGGGTACGGAAATGACCAGAAATTCAACAACTGGGGGATAAAAGCGTATTGGAATAATATGCCACTCACCACCGCAGAGGGAATCACAACCCTTGACGATATTGATTTTGCTTATGTAACGAATGTAGAAGTTATTAAAGGGCCTGCTGCCACAATGTACGGTGGAGGCGTAGGTGGAGCGGTACGTTTCTACACCCGTCCGGACTTCACGAAAGGAGCATCTGTTTCGGAAAATGCAATGTTTGGAGCATTTAAAACCTTCCAGTCCAGAACACAACTGAACGTTGCGGATGATAATTATTCCGTGAGTGCAGCTTATGGACATCTTGAAACTGATGGCTACAGACCGAATGGAAGCGGACTGAAAAATTTTTTCAACGTAAACGGTACCGTTAAGCTGGGCAAAAAAGATCAGCTGAGCTTCTTTGCCAGCCAGGCATATTCCTATGAACATACTTCCGGACAGATTTCCTATAATGATTACTATGCAGGAATTGATAACGGAAATGCAGCCTATATTCGTAAAAATGCAGGAACCAAAATAAAATCAACCAGAGTAGGATTGAGTAATATGGTAAGCCTTACTTCCAATTTTAGGAATTATACCACTTTATTCTATTATAACGGAAATACGGAAAGTGTTTCTGCCGGAGCCTATGGTATTACCAGCGCTCCCAATGTGGGATTACGTTCTACCTTTACCCTGAAGAATGAATTTAAAGACTTTGAAAACCGTTTGGACTTTGGTGCTGAAATACAGAATTCGGCTTCCACAACATCAAGCTACCGTTTTACAGGTTCAGAAACAATTCCATTGCAGACAACAGGAATGAAAGATGCTTCTTATTTCAAATATAATAATAACCAGTCCACTTATTTTGTCATTGATTATCTTACTTACAAACCCTGGGGACTTACCTTGCTTGCAGGACTTAGTGCCAATAGAACCAATTATGACAGAAAAGACCTGTATGCATTGCCGGAGTTGATTCCCGGCCGTAAAGATCAGTCATTTAATAAAAAATATGACATGGCATACACTCCGCATTTTGCTTTACAGAAAGAATGGAAGCACCAGATCTTTAATTTGAGTTACAGTGAAGGATACAACTCTCCTACCGCAGCTTCTTCATTTATTACAGCAACGAATACCGTAAATGATGACTTAAAGCCTGAACGGGCGAGAATGTTTGATTTCAGTGTCCATGGGCTGCTACTCAATACGAAATTAGATTACCGTATTTCCGCATTCAGAATTGATTATTCGGACAAACTTGCCCAATTACTCATCCCGGGAAGCACTGTTCCGGGACAAACCTATTGGACAAATACCGGGAGTCAGAAAAACACAGGATTGGAATTCAGTGTAGGATATCAATACAGAACTGAGAACTCTTTCATAGAGAGAGTGGTTCCGTTTGTAAATCTTTCTTATTATGATACAAAGTATAAGAATTTCTCTGTTTATGATCCAAAATATCAGGACCCTGATACGGGAAAGACTATAGGAAAACTCATGGTGTATGACCATAAAACAGTGGTGGGAGTTCCAAGAAATAAATATGCTGTAGGATTGGACATCTTTACCAAGCCTGGATTTTATCTTGTAAATACCTATAATTATCTTGGAAATGTATATGCTGATTTTAATAATACAAATCAGGTAAAAGGATTCGGATTGCTTAATTCCAAATTAGGATTTAAAAAGTCCTTCAATAAACTGGATGTGGATGTATACGTAATGGGGAATAACCTTACCAGCCAGGTCAATTATACTTTCCTGTTCTTAGGAAATAATATTGGGGATTGGGATCAGGGCAGTAATTACCCAAAAGGTACATCTACCGATCTTAATCCCGGGCCAGGCAAAGCTTATTTCTTTTATGGCCTGAATTTAAAATACCGGTTCTAA
- a CDS encoding T9SS type A sorting domain-containing protein, translated as MEMKLYPIAAVLLFMGVHAQKQNTVEENQKHLQKLYAKYDKDLKKVHKNAKAAGIPPNLYNEEDYKRTMDPVTGRTNFEELAKLNQEIVSGKYEATQPMSFLSNHSSASGKIINEPWIERGPYSVGGRTRAIMYDPNDATGKRVFAGSVSGGLWVNQDPSVSTNEWQPLSTFWANTSISCIAYDPNNPQVFYVGTGESSTTDAVGSGIWKSTDGGATWTQIFTIPVTYSSTGVRNGNFYINDIKVRNNNGVSEVYAGVSGAYVGISFNDGWQGLSQAGLYKSTDGGTTFTKNNSLLALNTTTGLTSTTGYSIQQIEIGADNAVWVSTRSSRFTNIDSGGRIFKSTDGNTFSQVYNVGSSGSRVNFTLSKTDANKIYAFMQGVGTAEPIRIAKSADGGTTWQATNDATPVLTLPTATDTSIPANDFTRGQSFYDLIIEADPQDDNTLYIGGIDLFKSTNGGTSWTQISKWSNNNNMAALQVSQVHADQHEIVFNPFNNYSTGQMMFGNDGGIYYAANKANIGAVGGLAARNTRYNVTQFYSAMLNPIKTPSNEELLAGAQDNGSWWLYGVPQANNFLTSQSATGGDGMYTEYDDQDNYEIASYVYNSHYILLNTGTYYLITSANRNAGHFVNEIALDRNNDVFFSYRSGLTLFRTSGLSATSTSFTNNTVTVGTAQSGEQISWMKVSPHTTASTTLFVGTNLGRIFKITNANTASYASALLASSPVTGTVSDIEFGANENEIIVTFSNYNLASVFYTTDGGTTWLNKEGNLPDMPVRTVLRNPDNPNEVLLGTEMGVWGTTNFLATTPEWASVTGNIGNVRITNLDYRPSTKTVLVSTYGRGAWTTQNTETALSTTETKTKKNLNIIYPNPSKGISHLRFDTAKYSTVDISIVDGSGRLVYSKKNVKSDEEFGQKMVPGNYILKAESKGEIVYSGNFLVLGRTGGDDD; from the coding sequence ATGGAAATGAAACTCTACCCTATTGCAGCGGTTCTTCTTTTTATGGGCGTACATGCTCAGAAACAAAACACAGTTGAGGAGAATCAGAAACACTTACAAAAGCTTTATGCAAAATATGACAAAGACCTTAAAAAGGTACATAAAAATGCAAAAGCAGCAGGAATACCTCCTAATTTATATAATGAAGAGGACTATAAAAGAACCATGGACCCTGTGACCGGGAGAACTAATTTTGAAGAATTGGCAAAGCTCAACCAGGAGATTGTTTCCGGAAAATATGAGGCGACACAGCCAATGTCTTTTCTTTCCAATCATAGCTCTGCTTCAGGTAAGATCATCAATGAACCCTGGATTGAAAGAGGTCCCTACAGCGTAGGAGGAAGAACAAGAGCCATTATGTATGATCCTAATGATGCAACAGGCAAAAGAGTTTTTGCAGGAAGTGTTTCCGGCGGGCTTTGGGTGAATCAGGATCCCTCTGTGTCTACTAACGAATGGCAGCCCTTAAGCACGTTCTGGGCAAATACTTCAATTTCATGTATTGCTTATGACCCGAACAATCCTCAGGTCTTTTACGTAGGAACAGGAGAGTCATCTACTACTGATGCTGTGGGATCCGGAATATGGAAGTCCACAGATGGGGGAGCAACCTGGACGCAGATTTTTACCATTCCGGTAACGTATTCTTCTACCGGGGTAAGAAACGGAAATTTTTATATCAATGATATCAAAGTAAGAAATAATAATGGGGTTTCAGAAGTATATGCCGGAGTAAGCGGTGCCTATGTCGGAATTTCATTTAATGACGGATGGCAGGGATTAAGCCAGGCCGGGTTATATAAATCCACAGACGGCGGAACAACATTTACCAAAAATAACAGCTTGCTGGCTCTTAATACGACAACTGGTTTAACCAGCACAACAGGGTATTCTATTCAACAGATAGAAATAGGGGCAGATAATGCAGTATGGGTTTCTACCAGATCTTCCCGGTTTACAAACATAGACTCCGGAGGGAGAATTTTTAAATCTACAGACGGAAATACCTTTAGCCAGGTTTATAATGTTGGAAGTTCCGGCTCAAGAGTAAACTTCACTCTTTCTAAAACAGATGCCAATAAAATATACGCATTTATGCAGGGAGTTGGTACTGCAGAGCCCATCAGGATTGCAAAATCTGCAGATGGAGGAACCACCTGGCAGGCAACCAATGATGCAACCCCGGTTTTAACATTACCTACAGCAACGGATACCAGTATTCCTGCTAATGACTTTACCAGGGGACAGTCTTTTTATGACCTGATCATTGAGGCAGATCCTCAGGATGATAATACATTATATATAGGAGGTATTGATTTATTTAAATCTACCAATGGAGGGACCAGCTGGACCCAGATTTCAAAATGGTCTAACAACAATAATATGGCGGCTCTGCAGGTTTCACAGGTACATGCTGACCAGCACGAAATTGTTTTCAACCCTTTTAACAATTACTCCACAGGACAAATGATGTTTGGAAATGATGGGGGGATTTACTATGCTGCCAATAAAGCAAATATTGGTGCTGTTGGAGGTCTTGCAGCAAGAAATACCAGATATAATGTAACGCAGTTTTACTCTGCAATGTTAAATCCGATAAAAACACCTTCCAATGAAGAATTATTAGCAGGTGCTCAGGATAACGGCTCATGGTGGCTATATGGGGTGCCACAGGCGAATAACTTCCTTACTTCTCAGTCGGCTACAGGGGGAGACGGTATGTATACAGAATATGACGATCAGGATAATTATGAAATTGCCAGCTACGTATACAATAGCCATTATATATTACTGAATACCGGTACTTATTATCTGATAACCAGTGCCAACAGAAATGCAGGGCATTTTGTAAATGAAATTGCTTTAGACAGAAATAATGATGTATTCTTTTCTTACCGTTCCGGGCTTACCCTCTTCAGAACAAGCGGACTTTCAGCTACATCTACATCATTTACGAATAATACGGTAACTGTAGGTACTGCACAGAGCGGAGAACAGATTTCCTGGATGAAAGTATCACCTCATACTACTGCTTCCACCACACTTTTTGTAGGAACGAACCTTGGAAGAATCTTTAAAATCACCAATGCCAATACCGCATCATACGCCTCTGCCTTATTGGCCTCTTCACCGGTGACGGGAACTGTCTCTGATATAGAATTTGGCGCTAATGAGAATGAAATCATTGTAACTTTTTCCAATTATAATCTGGCCAGTGTATTCTATACTACAGATGGTGGAACTACCTGGCTGAATAAAGAAGGCAATCTCCCTGATATGCCGGTAAGAACGGTATTAAGAAATCCTGATAATCCAAACGAAGTATTGCTGGGAACGGAAATGGGAGTTTGGGGAACAACTAATTTCCTTGCTACAACCCCTGAATGGGCTTCTGTAACAGGAAATATAGGCAATGTAAGAATTACCAATTTAGATTACAGACCTTCTACCAAAACAGTATTGGTTTCTACTTATGGAAGAGGTGCATGGACAACACAGAATACAGAAACTGCATTATCAACAACAGAGACCAAAACTAAAAAGAACCTGAATATCATATATCCGAATCCGTCAAAAGGAATTTCTCATTTGAGATTTGATACTGCTAAATACAGCACTGTGGATATAAGCATCGTAGATGGATCAGGAAGGCTTGTATACAGTAAGAAAAATGTAAAGTCTGATGAAGAGTTTGGACAAAAAATGGTACCTGGAAACTATATATTAAAAGCCGAATCCAAAGGCGAGATTGTGTATAGCGGTAACTTCCTGGTATTAGGACGTACAGGCGGTGATGATGATTAA
- a CDS encoding DUF3467 domain-containing protein translates to MDNNQNPQDGNINIELNEMVAAGIYANLALVNHSPSEFVVDFIQLMPGVQQAKVRSRVILAPLHAKRVLNALQQNIANYEQQFGEIKEVEPFVLGGNNVQA, encoded by the coding sequence ATGGACAACAATCAAAATCCACAAGACGGAAACATCAACATCGAATTAAACGAAATGGTAGCTGCTGGTATCTATGCTAACTTAGCTTTGGTAAACCACTCTCCATCTGAATTTGTAGTAGACTTTATTCAGTTGATGCCAGGTGTTCAGCAGGCTAAAGTAAGATCAAGAGTTATTCTTGCTCCACTTCACGCTAAAAGAGTATTAAACGCTCTTCAGCAGAACATCGCTAACTACGAGCAGCAGTTCGGAGAAATCAAAGAAGTTGAGCCTTTCGTATTAGGTGGAAACAACGTACAAGCATAA